Genomic segment of Mycolicibacterium psychrotolerans:
CCGCCGCGGTGCTGGCCCTGCCACAGCCCGCGGCTGCGCGGATCCTGGCCGGCCTGCGATCACCCGGCGACGCCGGTCCGCCGGTCGCGTCCGACGATCCGTTGGCGGTGGCCGCCACGCTCGACCTGCTCGCAGCCTGTCTGCGGGCAGGCATGGCGGTGTCGACCGCGGCCGCCGGCGTCGCCGCGTCCGCGCCCGCGCCGCTCGCGGCGGTGTTGCAGCGGGCCGCCGACCTGCTGGCGCTGGGCGCCGACGCCGGCCAAGCCTGGGTCGACCACCAGGACGACAGCGATCCGCATGTCCGTGCGTTCGTGCGGATGGCGCGGCGGTCGGCTGCCTCGGGCGCCGCTCTGGCGCAGGGCGTCGAAGACCTGGCCGTGGCGTTGCGCGCCGATGCCGCGGATGCGGCAGGCGCCAGGGCCGAGCGGGCGTCCGTGCTCATCGCCGGCCCATTGGGGCTGTGCTACCTGCCGGCCTTCCTGTGCCTGGGGATCGTGCCCGTCGTGGCCGGGCTGGCCGGAGACGTCCTGCGGTCAGGGGTGTTGTGACAACAATCGAGGAGGAAACACATGGCCAGACAACGGATGGCGGATCTGCGGGCCCGCCTGCTCGTGCTCGCGGTGGCCGACGACGGCATGTCGACCGTCGAGTACGCCATCGGGACCATCGCCGCCGCGGCGTTCGGCGCCGTTCTCTACACCGTCGTCACCGGCGACTCGATCGTCGGCGCGCTGACGAACATCATCAGCCGGGCGCTCAACACCAACGTCTAGATGGCTCGGCCGGCTTCGCCACCGTCGAGGCGGCGTTGGCGATCCTGTCGCTGGTGGCGATGCTGGTGCTCTGTCTGGCGGGGCTCACCGCGGTCACCATGCAGGTGCGGTGCGTCGACGCGGCCAGAGAGGCGGCGCGGCTGGCGGCGCGCGGCGACGACGGCGCTGCCGCCGACACCGCACGCCGGGTCGCCCCGGCGGGAGCCGGGGTGCACCTGCGCCGAGAAGGCGGCTACGTCGTCGCGACTGTCACGTCGAGGTCGGCGATGCTGCCGGGCATCGAGATCGCGGCCCGCGGCGTGTCCGCCGTCGAACCGGCCGGCTGACGACCACGGCGCGGCCACGGTGGTCGCAGCGATGATGCTTCTCGCCCTCGGTGCGGTGACCACGGGCGGCGCTGTGGTCGGGTCGGCGGTGGTGGCCCGGCACCGGGCGTCGGCCGCTGCCGACCTGGCCGCACTGGCCGCCGCCGCCCAGGTCCCCGCGGGGCCGCAGGCAGCCTGCGCGGCCGCGGAGTCGGTGGCCCGGGCGATGGCCGCTACCGTGGCATCGTGCGACGTGGACGGACTCGATGTGATCGTGGTCGCCCGGGCCGCGCCCGGCTTCGGGGCGAGGGTGGCGGGCCCGGCGACGGCGTCGGCGCGGGCCGGACCGGCGGAGCCGGGGTGATCGCTGCCCGTCGATGTGTTTACGGCGTCGTAAGGCGGGTTACGCACACCTCATGATCGGCCACGAACTCCTCGTGGGCCGCTACGAACAGCGTGGCCTTCTCGGTCGCGGCGGCATGGCCGAGGTCCGCGACGGGTGGGACACCCGGCTGTGCCGTCCGGTGGCCATCAAGGTGCTGCATCCTGCCTTCAACAGCGACCCCGACCTGCGTCGGCGGTTCGAGGTGGAGGCACGCGCGGCCGCCGCCCTGGAGCACCCGAACGTCGTCGCGGTGCACGACTTCGGTGAGCACGAGGGATCACCGTTCATCGTGATGGAGCGGCTGCCCGGCCGCACGCTGCACGACGTGATGGGGGCAGGCCCGATGCCTCCGCAGCAGGTGCGCGCCGTGCTCGACGACGTCCTCGCCGGCCTCGGTGCCGCCCACGCCGCCGGGGTGCTGCACCGCGACATCAAACCGGGCAACATCCTGCTGTCGGCCAGCGGAGACCGGATGAAGGTCGCCGACTTCGGCATCGCCAAGACCGGCGGTGCCGCCGATACCAAGACCGGCCAGATCATCGGCACCATGTGCTACATGAGCCCGGAACGGGTGATGGGCGCCCCGGCGTCGGTGGCCGACGACCTCTACGCCGTGGCCGTCATCGGCTACGAAGCGCTGCTCGGGCACCGCGCGTTTCCGCACGACCACCCGGTCGCCCTCGCGCGCGCCATCATCGACACCCCGCCGCCGCCCTTGCGCGCCTGCCGCGCCGACGTCGACCCCGTACTCGCCGCTGTCATCGAACGCGGGATGGCTCGCGACCCGGCTCAGCGCTTCGCGAGCTCCGATCAGATGCGCGCCGCACTCGCCGGTGACCCCGCCGCGCTGATGGGCGGACCCGCCCCGGCGCCCGCCGTGACCGGTGTCCGCCCGGCGACCAGGGTGATGGCCACGCCGCTGCCGCCCACCGCCGGTTACCCGCCGCCGCCGCTGCGCTCACCACGGCGCAAGGGTCCGCGCCGCTACCTGCTCGCCGCTGCGGCCATCCTCACCGCGTTCGTCGTCGCGGCGATGGCCCTCGCGATGGATCCGTTCGCCTCCTCGCCGTCGCCTGCGTCGGTCAGCACCAGCACCAGCGTGCCGCCGCCCGCCACCAGCGTCGCCCCGCCTCCGCTCCCGGCGCCGGTTCCCGTGGTGCAGCAACCCGCGCCGGCACCTGTCCAACCCGCGCCGGGACCCGGCAACGGGAACGGAAACGGCAAGGGCAACGGCGGAAAGAAGAAGAAGGACTGAGGGCCGGCTCAGCGCTTGCCGTTTCTCCTTGTGCGCGTTCGCTTTTCGTCCACCACCGGGGCCTGGCGTTCGTCCAGTCGCGCCTCGCCGATCTCGGCGGGCGTCGGTAGCCGCATCTCGGCCAGCCCCGCGTGCACGCCGTCGCGGAGTTCGACGCGGTGCACCGTCACATGCACCGGCGTCCATCCGCCGTCACGGGCGACCACCCGGAGCACTCCGGACACGGCGCCGGTGCCGAAACTCGCGGCCATCTCGGTTGCGGTGGCCATGTCGTCCGGGTGGATCCCCTGCGCCCCGGACATCCCGGCGCGCCAGTCGAAGAACGGCACCGGATCGTCGAGCCACTTGACCAGCATCCAGTGTTGCGGATCGACGAGCGCCCGGTGCACGCCCGGCCGGGCGAGGCCCGCCAGGATGCGCTGCGCGAGCATATCGTCCTGCACCGTGCGCCCCTCCCGCACGCTGCGCCAGTTCATCGCCCGGCACACCAGACGCTCACGGCCGTCGTCGTCGGTCTCGGCGAGCGAGCGCGCGACGAACCCGATGGTGATCTGCTCGCCGCGGTAGTCGGTGACATCCCAGGTGCTGCAGATCGTCACGCCCGCTTCGGGTTCGATCAGCATGCTGATGACCTCGGCCTCGTGCGGCTTGAGGTCGCGGCGCGGCAGGTCGTCGGCGAAGGCGCGGTCGTGGGTGGGCTGTTTGGCCGGATCCCAGCCACCGATCTCCAGCGATTCGGTGGTGTCGGTGGCAGTGCCCGCGGTCAGATTCCACACGAGGGGGCCCACCGGCGGACGCGGAGGCGGTTCCTCGTCGGCCGCGCCGATCCACATCTGCACGCCGTGGATGCGGCCGTCGGACATCGCGACGACCTCGGTGCGGATCACGCAGTCGTTCTTCGGGGTGATGCTGCTCAAGCCGGACCCGCCGCGCACCGTCTCACTGATCGCGGTCTGGATCGCCATCAGGTGGGGGTTGCGCCGCAGCAACGACGAAATGGGAATGAGGTTCACGGTCCGTGCACCCTGCGCCACCACGGTCGGCTCACTGCCCAATGTCTCCACGAGCATCCAGTCGTGGCTCATGGCGTCGATCCTACCGAGGACGAGCCGCCCGGACCGGCGCGCTCAGCGCTGCGAATCGCGTACCGCGCCGCGCCCGAGAACTGGGGCAAACACGGCATCGGGGCCCCGTGGTCTTGCCCCACCCGCACGTGAGGGGGTAGGTTTCGATCCGTCGAGGCGGGTACGGATTCCGTTGTCGGCAACCACGGCGACTGTCGAGGGGTCGGTCGCCGGCACGGGTCAACACCCCGCCAGCGCGTCGAGAACCAGGCGCAGTACCCGGACCGCACCGTCCTTGTCCAGCGGATCGTTGCCGTTACCGCACTTGGGCGACTGCACGCACGACGGGCACCCCGCCGGGCATTCGCACGCCTCGATCGCCGAGGCGGTGGCTCCCCACCAGCGCGCGATCGCGCCGAAACCGCGCGCGGCGAAGCCGGCGCCGCCCGGATGGCCGTCGTAGACGAAGATCGTCGGCAGCCCGTCGACGGGCCCCACCGCGGTGGACACCCCGCCGATGTCCCCACGGTCGCAACTGGCGATCAGCGGCAGCAGCCCGATGGCCGCGTGTTCGGCCGCGTGCAATGACCCCGGTATCCGCAGCGGATCGATCCCGCTGTCCGCCAATGCTTCCGGCGTGATCGTGCACATCACCGCCATGGTGTCGAGCGTGCGGGTCGGCATGTCGAGTTCGCAGAAGTCGATGATCTCCCCGTCGAGACGGCGACGCAGGTATCCGGTGACGGTGTTGCTCACCGACACCGGCACCAGGCCGACGCTGACCGAACCGTGGTCGGACCGCTCACCGGTTCCGGTGACGGCGATGTCGGTCAGTTCCCGCGCGAACGTCGTGTAGCCGGGATCCTCGGCATGCACGAACGCGATGCCGTCCTCGAAGTCCAGCGAATCCACCACATAGCTCTCGCCCTGATGCAGATACACCGCGCCGGGATGCACCGAGGCGGGCGCCTGCCCCGCCCCCGCGCTGCCCAGCATCCGACCGGTGTCGGCCTCCAGGATCGCGATCTGCCCACCGCTGGCCCCGCGGATGTCCACCGCGGGATGCGGGTCGACGCCGGGCGCGGGGAAGTATCCACTCGGACGCCGGCGCAGCAGTCCGTCGTCGACGAGCGCGCCGGCCACCGCCTCCGCGTCCCACATCCGAACCTCCGCGTCGGTGAGCGGCAGTTCGGTTGCCGCGCAGAGCAGTTGAGGGCCCAGGACGTAGGGGTTGCCCGGATCGATGACCACCCGTTCGATCGGCTTGTCCAGCAGCGCCGCCGGGTGGTGCACGAGGTAGGTGTCGAGCGGATCGTCGCGCGCGATCAGCACCACCAGGGCGCCCTGGCCGCGCCGCCCCGCACGGCCGGCCTGCTGCCAGAACGACGCGACCGTGCCCGGAAACCCGGCCAGCACAACGGCATCCAGGCCCGCGATGTCGACACCGAGTTCCAGCGCGTTCGTGGTCGCCATACCCCGCAGGCGTCCGTCGGCCAGCGCCCGCTCCAGGAAGCGGCGGTCCTCGGCGAGATAACCCGCCCGGTAGGACGCCACCTGTGCCGCCAAGTCCGGGGCCGTGTCGACCAACCGCGCTCTGGCGCCCAGGGCGGCCAGCTCCGCGCCGCGCCGCGACCGCACGAACGTCAACGTGCGCGCCCCCTCGGTGATCAGATCGGCCATCACCCGGGAGGCCTCCGCGCCGGCCGATCGGCGCACCGGTGCCCCGTTCTCACCGACGAGATCGGCGATCAGCGCAGGCTCCCACAGCGCCACGGTGCGTGCACCCTGCGGTGATCCGTCCTCGGTGACCTCGGCGACGGTCTGGCCGATCAGCTCCGACGCCGTACGCGCCGGATCCGCCGTGGTGGCGCTGGCGAAGATGACGGTCGGCATCGCCCCGCCGGGTGAATAGCGTGCACACAGCCGCAGCAACCGGCGCAGCACCATGGCCACGTTGGAGCCGAAAATGCCGCGGTAGTAGTGACATTCGTCAACGACGACGTAGCGCAGGTGACGCAGGAAGATCGCCCAGCGGGCATGGTTGCGCAGCATCGACAGATGAATCATGTCCGGGTTGGAGAAGATCCACCGCGACCGTTCGCGCGCGAACCGGCGCACGTCGACGGAGGTGTCGCCGTCATACGGCGTCGGTGCGACGTC
This window contains:
- a CDS encoding type II secretion system F family protein, which codes for MTWAAALLAAAVLALPQPAAARILAGLRSPGDAGPPVASDDPLAVAATLDLLAACLRAGMAVSTAAAGVAASAPAPLAAVLQRAADLLALGADAGQAWVDHQDDSDPHVRAFVRMARRSAASGAALAQGVEDLAVALRADAADAAGARAERASVLIAGPLGLCYLPAFLCLGIVPVVAGLAGDVLRSGVL
- a CDS encoding DUF4244 domain-containing protein yields the protein MARQRMADLRARLLVLAVADDGMSTVEYAIGTIAAAAFGAVLYTVVTGDSIVGALTNIISRALNTNV
- a CDS encoding TadE family type IV pilus minor pilin — protein: MLVLCLAGLTAVTMQVRCVDAAREAARLAARGDDGAAADTARRVAPAGAGVHLRREGGYVVATVTSRSAMLPGIEIAARGVSAVEPAG
- a CDS encoding Rv3654c family TadE-like protein, whose protein sequence is MSRRGRRCCRASRSRPAACPPSNRPADDHGAATVVAAMMLLALGAVTTGGAVVGSAVVARHRASAAADLAALAAAAQVPAGPQAACAAAESVARAMAATVASCDVDGLDVIVVARAAPGFGARVAGPATASARAGPAEPG
- a CDS encoding serine/threonine-protein kinase — its product is MIGHELLVGRYEQRGLLGRGGMAEVRDGWDTRLCRPVAIKVLHPAFNSDPDLRRRFEVEARAAAALEHPNVVAVHDFGEHEGSPFIVMERLPGRTLHDVMGAGPMPPQQVRAVLDDVLAGLGAAHAAGVLHRDIKPGNILLSASGDRMKVADFGIAKTGGAADTKTGQIIGTMCYMSPERVMGAPASVADDLYAVAVIGYEALLGHRAFPHDHPVALARAIIDTPPPPLRACRADVDPVLAAVIERGMARDPAQRFASSDQMRAALAGDPAALMGGPAPAPAVTGVRPATRVMATPLPPTAGYPPPPLRSPRRKGPRRYLLAAAAILTAFVVAAMALAMDPFASSPSPASVSTSTSVPPPATSVAPPPLPAPVPVVQQPAPAPVQPAPGPGNGNGNGKGNGGKKKKD
- a CDS encoding PAS domain-containing protein, with protein sequence MSHDWMLVETLGSEPTVVAQGARTVNLIPISSLLRRNPHLMAIQTAISETVRGGSGLSSITPKNDCVIRTEVVAMSDGRIHGVQMWIGAADEEPPPRPPVGPLVWNLTAGTATDTTESLEIGGWDPAKQPTHDRAFADDLPRRDLKPHEAEVISMLIEPEAGVTICSTWDVTDYRGEQITIGFVARSLAETDDDGRERLVCRAMNWRSVREGRTVQDDMLAQRILAGLARPGVHRALVDPQHWMLVKWLDDPVPFFDWRAGMSGAQGIHPDDMATATEMAASFGTGAVSGVLRVVARDGGWTPVHVTVHRVELRDGVHAGLAEMRLPTPAEIGEARLDERQAPVVDEKRTRTRRNGKR
- a CDS encoding DEAD/DEAH box helicase; this encodes MADPGPGFGRELLACAVEGTPADEHPLRHIADLPPRRARSLAWPAWTPPDVVRAFHDHGIEAPWSHQLAAAELARDGRHVVLSTGTASGKSLAYQLPILTALTENPRSRALYLSPTKALGHDQLRAVASLTAAAGLDDVAPTPYDGDTSVDVRRFARERSRWIFSNPDMIHLSMLRNHARWAIFLRHLRYVVVDECHYYRGIFGSNVAMVLRRLLRLCARYSPGGAMPTVIFASATTADPARTASELIGQTVAEVTEDGSPQGARTVALWEPALIADLVGENGAPVRRSAGAEASRVMADLITEGARTLTFVRSRRGAELAALGARARLVDTAPDLAAQVASYRAGYLAEDRRFLERALADGRLRGMATTNALELGVDIAGLDAVVLAGFPGTVASFWQQAGRAGRRGQGALVVLIARDDPLDTYLVHHPAALLDKPIERVVIDPGNPYVLGPQLLCAATELPLTDAEVRMWDAEAVAGALVDDGLLRRRPSGYFPAPGVDPHPAVDIRGASGGQIAILEADTGRMLGSAGAGQAPASVHPGAVYLHQGESYVVDSLDFEDGIAFVHAEDPGYTTFARELTDIAVTGTGERSDHGSVSVGLVPVSVSNTVTGYLRRRLDGEIIDFCELDMPTRTLDTMAVMCTITPEALADSGIDPLRIPGSLHAAEHAAIGLLPLIASCDRGDIGGVSTAVGPVDGLPTIFVYDGHPGGAGFAARGFGAIARWWGATASAIEACECPAGCPSCVQSPKCGNGNDPLDKDGAVRVLRLVLDALAGC